One region of Zingiber officinale cultivar Zhangliang chromosome 7B, Zo_v1.1, whole genome shotgun sequence genomic DNA includes:
- the LOC122005140 gene encoding serine/threonine-protein phosphatase 2A activator-like isoform X2, with protein MTDSDHSDAAPPPSSSSPTAIHSFPVICSSCAACDGATASWSSPPPWSESSPPPAYRPIRAPAINAPMATASIVLAPVPLPLPVPPADPPYHFEVPCKRISSPDDIRRFHSSTSGRHFLGFIASLSHSVRGRKISDPVPSPLSATLSGILSLLQTLARWIDEIPPLPHSSRYGNPAYRTWHARLTDEGHGLVLALLPESDEFRPAADELLPYFLDSFGNAYRIDYGTGHETNFAAFLYCLARLELIKEEEYPALVLLVFSTYLDLMRRLQITYSLEPAGSHGVWGLDDYHFLPFIFGSAQLIDHKYMKPKSIHNQDILDNFSNDYMYLACVAFVKKVKKGVFAEHSPMLDDISGVPTWSKVNSGMLKMYKAEVLEKVPIMQHFLFGSLIK; from the coding sequence ATGACCGATTCCGATCACTCCGACGCTGCAcctcctccctcctcttcctccccCACCGCTATCCATTCTTTTCCGGTGATATGTTCATCATGCGCCGCTTGCGACGGCGCCACGGCCTCCTGGTCATCCCCTCCTCCGTGGTCCGAGTCCTCCCCTCCCCCGGCCTACCGCCCCATCCGCGCCCCTGCCATCAACGCCCCCATGGCTACGGCTTCCATCGTCCTCGCCCCCGTCCCCCTTCCTCTTCCTGTCCCCCCTGCCGATCCCCCCTATCATTTTGAGGTCCCGTGCAAACGCATCTCCTCTCCTGACGACATCCGCCGCTTCCACTCATCCACCTCTGGCCGTCACTTCCTTGGCTTCATTGCTTCTCTCTCCCACTCCGTCCGCGGCCGCAAAATCTCCGATCCTGTCCCTTCCCCGCTCTCCGCCACCCTCTCTGGCATCCTCTCTCTTCTTCAAACCCTCGCCCGATGGATCGACGAGATCCCCCCTCTCCCCCACTCCTCCCGCTACGGAAATCCAGCCTACCGGACTTGGCACGCCCGCCTCACTGACGAGGGCCACGGTCTCGTTCTCGCCCTCCTTCCCGAGTCCGACGAGTTCCGCCCCGCCGCGGACGAGCTCCTTCCGTACTTTCTCGATTCCTTCGGCAACGCCTACCGAATCGACTATGGCACTGGCCATGAGACCAACTTCGCCGCCTTCCTCTACTGCCTCGCCCGTCTCGAGCTCATCAAAGAGGAGGAGTATCCGGCTCTAGTCCTCCTTGTCTTCTCCACCTACCTTGATCTTATGCGGAGACTCCAGATCACCTACAGCCTCGAACCAGCTGGATCGCACGGCGTGTGGGGGCTCGATGACTACCACTTCCTCCCTTTTATATTTGGATCCGCCCAGCTGATCGATCACAAGTACATGAAGCCGAAATCGATTCATAACCAGGACATTCTTGACAATTTCTCAAATGATTACATGTACTTGGCGTGTGTGGCGTTTGTGAAAAAGGTGAAGAAGGGGGTATTTGCAGAGCATTCGCCCATGCTCGATGATATCAGTGGTGTTCCTACATGGAGCAAGGTGAACAGTGGGATGTTGAAGATGTACAAGGCCGAGGTACTCGAAAAAGTCCCCATCATGCAGCATTTTCTCTTTGGATCTCTCATCAAATG
- the LOC122005140 gene encoding serine/threonine-protein phosphatase 2A activator-like isoform X1, giving the protein MTDSDHSDAAPPPSSSSPTAIHSFPVICSSCAACDGATASWSSPPPWSESSPPPAYRPIRAPAINAPMATASIVLAPVPLPLPVPPADPPYHFEVPCKRISSPDDIRRFHSSTSGRHFLGFIASLSHSVRGRKISDPVPSPLSATLSGILSLLQTLARWIDEIPPLPHSSRYGNPAYRTWHARLTDEGHGLVLALLPESDEFRPAADELLPYFLDSFGNAYRIDYGTGHETNFAAFLYCLARLELIKEEEYPALVLLVFSTYLDLMRRLQITYSLEPAGSHGVWGLDDYHFLPFIFGSAQLIDHKYMKPKSIHNQDILDNFSNDYMYLACVAFVKKVKKGVFAEHSPMLDDISGVPTWSKVNSGMLKMYKAEVLEKVPIMQHFLFGSLIKWE; this is encoded by the coding sequence ATGACCGATTCCGATCACTCCGACGCTGCAcctcctccctcctcttcctccccCACCGCTATCCATTCTTTTCCGGTGATATGTTCATCATGCGCCGCTTGCGACGGCGCCACGGCCTCCTGGTCATCCCCTCCTCCGTGGTCCGAGTCCTCCCCTCCCCCGGCCTACCGCCCCATCCGCGCCCCTGCCATCAACGCCCCCATGGCTACGGCTTCCATCGTCCTCGCCCCCGTCCCCCTTCCTCTTCCTGTCCCCCCTGCCGATCCCCCCTATCATTTTGAGGTCCCGTGCAAACGCATCTCCTCTCCTGACGACATCCGCCGCTTCCACTCATCCACCTCTGGCCGTCACTTCCTTGGCTTCATTGCTTCTCTCTCCCACTCCGTCCGCGGCCGCAAAATCTCCGATCCTGTCCCTTCCCCGCTCTCCGCCACCCTCTCTGGCATCCTCTCTCTTCTTCAAACCCTCGCCCGATGGATCGACGAGATCCCCCCTCTCCCCCACTCCTCCCGCTACGGAAATCCAGCCTACCGGACTTGGCACGCCCGCCTCACTGACGAGGGCCACGGTCTCGTTCTCGCCCTCCTTCCCGAGTCCGACGAGTTCCGCCCCGCCGCGGACGAGCTCCTTCCGTACTTTCTCGATTCCTTCGGCAACGCCTACCGAATCGACTATGGCACTGGCCATGAGACCAACTTCGCCGCCTTCCTCTACTGCCTCGCCCGTCTCGAGCTCATCAAAGAGGAGGAGTATCCGGCTCTAGTCCTCCTTGTCTTCTCCACCTACCTTGATCTTATGCGGAGACTCCAGATCACCTACAGCCTCGAACCAGCTGGATCGCACGGCGTGTGGGGGCTCGATGACTACCACTTCCTCCCTTTTATATTTGGATCCGCCCAGCTGATCGATCACAAGTACATGAAGCCGAAATCGATTCATAACCAGGACATTCTTGACAATTTCTCAAATGATTACATGTACTTGGCGTGTGTGGCGTTTGTGAAAAAGGTGAAGAAGGGGGTATTTGCAGAGCATTCGCCCATGCTCGATGATATCAGTGGTGTTCCTACATGGAGCAAGGTGAACAGTGGGATGTTGAAGATGTACAAGGCCGAGGTACTCGAAAAAGTCCCCATCATGCAGCATTTTCTCTTTGGATCTCTCATCAAATG